In the genome of Streptomyces collinus, one region contains:
- a CDS encoding acyl-CoA dehydrogenase family protein: MTAIETQDHKALREAVSALGKRHGRETDPTRLWSDAAKLGYIGVNLPEAYGGGGGGITELSLVLEELGTAGCPLLMMIVSPAICGTVIARFGTDAQKEAWLPGLADGTRLMAFGITEPDAGSNSHRITTTARRDQDTGDWLLTGRKVFVSGVDIADATLIVGRTEDARTGRLKPCLFIVPRDTPGFTRRPIDMELNAAEKQFELVLDDVRLPADALVGDEDAGLLQLFAGLNPERIMTAAFAIGMGRHALAEAIGYARDRTVWNTPIGAHQAIAHPLAQAHIELELARLMMQKAAVLYDAGDDMGAGEAANMAKYAAGEACVKAVDQAVHTLGGNGLTREYGLARLITAARVARIAPVSREMILNYVSHQTLGLPKSY, from the coding sequence ATGACCGCGATCGAGACCCAAGACCACAAGGCCCTACGAGAAGCCGTCTCCGCACTCGGCAAACGCCACGGCCGAGAAACCGACCCCACCCGACTCTGGTCCGACGCGGCCAAGCTCGGCTACATCGGCGTCAACCTGCCGGAGGCATACGGCGGCGGAGGCGGCGGCATCACCGAACTCTCCCTCGTCCTCGAAGAACTCGGCACCGCGGGCTGCCCCCTGCTGATGATGATCGTCTCCCCGGCCATCTGCGGCACCGTGATAGCCCGCTTCGGCACCGACGCCCAGAAGGAAGCCTGGCTCCCGGGCCTCGCCGACGGCACCCGCCTCATGGCCTTCGGCATCACCGAACCCGACGCCGGCTCCAACAGCCACCGCATCACCACCACGGCCCGCCGCGACCAGGACACCGGCGACTGGCTCCTCACCGGCCGCAAGGTCTTCGTCTCCGGCGTGGACATCGCCGACGCGACCCTGATCGTCGGCCGTACCGAAGACGCCCGCACCGGCCGCCTCAAGCCCTGCCTCTTCATCGTCCCGCGCGACACCCCCGGCTTCACCCGCCGCCCCATCGACATGGAACTGAACGCCGCGGAGAAGCAGTTCGAACTGGTCCTGGACGACGTACGGCTGCCCGCCGACGCCCTGGTCGGCGACGAGGACGCGGGCCTGCTCCAGCTCTTCGCCGGCCTCAACCCCGAACGCATCATGACCGCCGCCTTCGCGATCGGCATGGGCCGCCACGCCCTGGCCGAGGCCATCGGGTACGCCCGCGACCGCACCGTCTGGAACACCCCCATCGGCGCCCACCAGGCCATCGCCCACCCCCTCGCCCAGGCGCACATCGAACTCGAACTGGCCCGCCTGATGATGCAGAAGGCAGCCGTCCTCTACGACGCGGGCGACGACATGGGCGCCGGAGAGGCCGCCAACATGGCGAAGTACGCCGCCGGGGAGGCCTGTGTGAAGGCCGTCGACCAGGCCGTGCACACCCTCGGCGGCAACGGCCTCACCCGCGAGTACGGCCTGGCCCGGCTGATAACGGCCGCGCGCGTGGCTCGTATTGCCCCGGTGAGCCGGGAGATGATTCTCAACTACGTCTCCCACCAGACCCTGGGCCTGCCCAAGTCGTACTGA